A single genomic interval of Sphaerodactylus townsendi isolate TG3544 linkage group LG08, MPM_Stown_v2.3, whole genome shotgun sequence harbors:
- the ARHGAP19 gene encoding rho GTPase-activating protein 19, with the protein MGAQSGKYEMAESVFKGKEGDLRTCSDAICSFVICNDSSLPRQPIIFNPDFFVEKLRHEKPEVFTELVVSNITRLIDLPGAELAQLMGEEDPQLPGGTGVASGFFRSLMSLKRKEKGLVFGAPLTEEGIAQISQLIEYLHKNLRVEGLFRVPGNSTRQQILKEALNSGAEIDLDSGEFHSNDVATLLKMFLGELPEPLLTHKHFHAHLKISDLMQFDDKGNKTSIPDKERQIEALQLLFLILPPPNRSLLKLLLDLLYQTAKKQDKNKMSAHNLALMFAPHILWPRNVTTSDLQENITKLNNGMTFMIKHSQKIFKAPSYIREYARRYYLGSRTHASKDDMDLPMPHSFRDFQFLKFKKRGLLDPSAHQDEIHQHTEEALKELFRHVHNMPDSAKKKKLIQQFHKHSEALTPGSGTPTTQKRTRTRSFSGLIKRKVLGSQVSFDKKEKDTVLEPAGTEDPKRGSKENINMLQKSGSSPAINVIRARLKSFEHRKQASCKRTRSHGCSAEETSI; encoded by the exons CGATGCcatttgcagttttgttatctgCAATGACTCCTCCCTTCCCCGACAACCGATCATTTTCAACCCAGACTTCTTTGTGGAGAAACTGCGGCATGAGAAACCTGAAGTGTTCACAGAGCTCGTGGTCAGTAACATCACCCGGCTGATTGACCTTCCTGGAGCAGAGCTGGCTCAGTTGATGGGAGAGGAGGATCCCCAGCTGCCTGGTGGGACTGGTGTCGCCTCGGGTTTTTTCCGTTCCCTGATGTCTCTGAAACGCAAAG AGAAAGGGTTGGTGTTTGGAGCTCCTTTGACAGAAGAAGGCATTGCACAAATATCTCAATTGATTGAGTATCTACATAAGA ATCTGCGGGTGGAAGGCTTGTTCCGAGTGCCAGGAAACAGCACCAGGCAGCAGATCCTGAAAGAAGCCCTGAACAGCGGGGCAGAGATTGATTTGGATTCTGGGGAGTTTCACTCCAACGATGTGGCCACTCTGCTGAAGATGTTTCTGGGAGAACTACCAGAGCCCCTGCTCACCCATAAGCATTTCCATGCACACCTCAAAATTTCAG ACCTGATGCAGTTTGATGACAAGGGCAACAAAACCAGCATCCCAGATAAAGAACGTCAAATTGAAGCCCTGCAGCTGCTCTTCCTAATCCTACCGCCTCCAAATCGCAGCTTGCTGAAGCTGCTCCTGGACCTCCTTTACCAGACTGCAAAGAAACAGGACAAGAACAAAATGTCAGCTCACAACCTGGCTCTGATGTTTGCACCCCACATTCTGTGGCCTCGAAAT GTCACCACCAGTGACCTTCAGGAGAATATCACTAAGCTGAACAATGGGATGACTTTCATGATTAAGcactcacagaaaattttcaaa GCTCCATCATACATTCGGGAGTATGCCAGGCGATATTATTTGGGCTCTAGAACACATGCCTCCAAG GATGACATGGACTTGCCCATGCCCCATAGTTTTAGAGACTTCCAGTTCTTGAAGTTCAAGAAACGAGGGCTGTTGGATCCCTCTGCCCACCAGGATGAGATACATCAGCACACAGAGGAGGCATTGAAAGAGCTGTTCCGCCATGTTCATAATATGCCAGATTCTgccaagaaaaagaaactaattCAACAG TTTCACAAGCACTCTGAAGCTCTCACTCCTGGATCAGGTACACCCACAACTCAGAAGAGAACACGTACCCGTTCTTTCAGTGGCCTCATCAAG CGGAAGGTGCTGGGAAGTCAAGTGTCCTTtgacaaaaaagagaaagatactGTTTTGGAACCTGCAGGCACTGAGGATCCAAAGCGTGGCAGTAAGGAGAATATCAACATG TTACAGAAATCTGGTTCCTCTCCAGCCATCAATGTGATTCGAGCAAGACTCAAGTCCTTTGAGCACAGGAAACAG GCCTCCTGTAAACGTACTCGGTCTCATGGGTGTTCAGCTGAGGAGACTTCCATTTGA